CGGCTCCCTCTGCGTCGTCGGCCGCGAAGGCGGGCGGGACACCGGGTGGCACGGCGCGGGTGCCGGAAAGCGGGAGAGAGAACCTGCCGACTCGCTGCCGCCTGAGAGTTTTCGGGCAGGGAGGGCGTGCAGAAAGCGTGACACAGGCGGCGCCTTCGTACCAAGGGCCTCCCGGAGTGACCTGGATCACTCATCCAGTGATTCTCCCGCCGGCCTGCTGACGGCGTGCCGGAACGGTGTGACGATCGGGGTGTGGCCGCATCGCGTGTGCAGATGCCGGGCGCCGTGCCCGTCACCTGTGCGGTGACCCTGCTGACGACCGTAGGGCGTACCGCTTATGCGATTCCAAGACCTCTTCCGTCATGTGATGATGCCTCGGAAGGCATAACCGGAGGTGAGCGGTGGATCTCCTGCAGTTGCGCTACTTCCAGGCCGTCGCCCGCTACGAGCACATCAGCCGCGCCGCGGAGGAGCTGCACGTCGCCCAGCCCGCGCTCAGCCGCACCATCGCCCGCCTGGAGGCCGACCTCGGCACCCCGCTCTTCGACCGGCGGGGCCGCCGCGTCCGGCTGAACCAGTACGGCGCGGTGTTCCTGCGCCACGTCGACCGTGCCCTGCGCGAACTCGACGACGGCCGCCGAGCGCTGCGCGACGCCCGTGACACGGGGGTCGGCCGGGTCGGCGTCGCCTGCGAGACCCTCCTGACGATCACCCCTCTCCTCGGCGGTTTCCGCGCCGCTCATCCCCGGGCCGACGTGCGGCTCTTCCAGTCGAACGCACGTGAGATGAGCCGCCAGCTGCGCGCCGGCGAGGTCGACTTCTGCGTCGCCTCGCAGCCACTGACCGGCACGGGTCTGGAGTGCGTGGAGCTCGCCCGGGAAGAGGTGCTGCTCGCGGTGCCGCGCGGGCACCGGCTCGAAGGCCGGGAGAGCGTGACGATCCCCGAGATCGCCGACGAGCCCTTCGTCACCACCCGGCCCGGCCACTGGCAGCGCGCCCTCCTCGACCGGCTGTTCGCGGCCGAGGGTCTCACCCCCCGGCTGTCCTGCGAGGGTGACGAACCGGCCGCCAGCCAGGACATGATCAGCGTGGGGCTCGGCATCGGCCTCATCCCCGCGATGTCCCGCCAGGCCCGTACGGAGACGAGCGTCCCGGTCGCCTGGGTCCACCTGGACGCGCCCGACTGCCACCGGGTGCTCACGCTCGTGCAGAGCCGCGACGCCTACCTGTCCGAAGTGGCGCTGAAATTCAGAGAGTTCATCATCGGCAGGCCCTTCATGGCACACC
This window of the Streptomyces canus genome carries:
- a CDS encoding LysR family transcriptional regulator codes for the protein MDLLQLRYFQAVARYEHISRAAEELHVAQPALSRTIARLEADLGTPLFDRRGRRVRLNQYGAVFLRHVDRALRELDDGRRALRDARDTGVGRVGVACETLLTITPLLGGFRAAHPRADVRLFQSNAREMSRQLRAGEVDFCVASQPLTGTGLECVELAREEVLLAVPRGHRLEGRESVTIPEIADEPFVTTRPGHWQRALLDRLFAAEGLTPRLSCEGDEPAASQDMISVGLGIGLIPAMSRQARTETSVPVAWVHLDAPDCHRVLTLVQSRDAYLSEVALKFREFIIGRPFMAHRPPGPRPEPSLPPAQ